A part of Legionella sainthelensi genomic DNA contains:
- a CDS encoding tyrosine-type recombinase/integrase, with product MFINLTSYEDLNYSVAKKFFVTLSRKCNFYVRPHMLRHSHASNLLKSGWEMSLIQKRLGHASIQTTNVLWTYSNATFDRE from the coding sequence GTGTTTATAAACCTTACATCATACGAAGACCTTAACTATTCTGTAGCTAAAAAGTTCTTCGTTACTTTAAGCCGAAAATGCAATTTTTACGTTCGTCCTCATATGTTACGCCATTCCCATGCCTCTAATTTACTTAAGTCAGGCTGGGAAATGTCACTTATTCAAAAACGCCTAGGTCATGCAAGTATTCAAACTACTAATGTGTTGTGGACGTACTCCAATGCAACCTTTGATAGAGAGTAA
- a CDS encoding Dabb family protein produces MIRHIVLLPFKEELNDNECLELLKGLGALIEIIPEIKSFSCGKNNSPENLDRGYLFGFVMEFLTVEDREVYLNHPAHINYATNKILPNLVNGINSPIVFDYEL; encoded by the coding sequence ATGATAAGGCATATCGTCCTTTTACCTTTTAAAGAGGAACTTAATGATAATGAATGCTTGGAGTTATTAAAAGGGCTAGGAGCACTAATAGAAATAATTCCAGAAATAAAGTCTTTTAGTTGTGGAAAAAATAATAGCCCAGAGAATTTAGACAGAGGATATTTATTTGGATTTGTTATGGAGTTTCTTACTGTGGAAGATAGAGAAGTATATTTAAATCATCCTGCTCATATTAATTACGCAACCAATAAAATATTGCCTAATTTAGTTAATGGTATCAATTCCCCTATTGTTTTTGATTATGAACTTTGA
- a CDS encoding DUF917 domain-containing protein, with product MLREVMSAGKEIRIIDVKELTNDAWPICPYLMGPAPGPESKEVIQERKNYGLLHEFVSNMPAAATQLLLEHEKIKLNAVIPLELGAAATSSAVATAAWLGVPTIEGDYAGRALPEVVQILPAVNNVNLLPIASCDAYGNQVIIKKTTGLHMTERLGKIMATASLSLVGQAALLKQLKQIKSFMLLNTLSKALSVGSALREAREGKNHSLQSIIELTQAKILFIGKVIERKAAVQDGYYIGYVHLVGIDNFKGDQFKIWVKNENILSWLNDEPYIACPDLITIIDRSTFEPVIIGKLNEATDVIVLGIPAPESFRSPAAIKLLEPKHFGFDFKAKTLSEI from the coding sequence ATGTTACGTGAAGTTATGAGTGCGGGAAAAGAAATTCGCATTATTGATGTGAAAGAATTGACTAATGATGCCTGGCCTATATGTCCCTATCTAATGGGGCCAGCTCCAGGACCTGAATCAAAAGAGGTGATACAAGAAAGAAAAAACTATGGTCTCCTGCACGAGTTTGTATCAAATATGCCTGCTGCTGCCACACAACTTCTGCTTGAACACGAAAAAATTAAACTCAATGCAGTTATTCCTCTTGAATTAGGTGCAGCAGCTACTTCCAGTGCGGTTGCTACCGCAGCTTGGCTTGGTGTACCGACAATTGAGGGAGATTATGCGGGTAGGGCGTTACCTGAAGTGGTACAAATATTACCCGCTGTTAACAACGTTAATTTATTGCCTATTGCAAGTTGCGACGCATATGGCAATCAAGTGATTATCAAAAAAACGACGGGCCTCCATATGACCGAAAGGTTAGGTAAAATTATGGCCACCGCATCCTTAAGCTTAGTAGGACAGGCAGCATTATTGAAACAACTGAAGCAAATAAAATCGTTCATGTTACTTAATACGTTGTCAAAGGCGTTATCCGTTGGCTCAGCTTTGCGGGAAGCGAGGGAGGGAAAGAACCACTCCCTGCAATCGATCATTGAATTAACCCAAGCTAAAATTTTATTCATTGGCAAGGTAATAGAACGTAAAGCAGCAGTCCAAGATGGATATTATATAGGCTATGTTCATCTCGTTGGTATTGATAATTTTAAAGGTGATCAATTCAAAATATGGGTTAAAAATGAGAATATTTTATCTTGGCTAAATGATGAGCCTTATATTGCATGCCCTGATTTAATCACAATAATTGATCGGTCAACATTTGAACCAGTTATTATCGGCAAGCTTAATGAGGCTACTGACGTTATAGTCCTGGGTATACCGGCCCCAGAGAGCTTTCGTAGTCCAGCTGCAATAAAATTACTTGAGCCGAAACATTTTGGTTTCGATTTTAAAGCCAAAACACTATCTGAAATATAA